Sequence from the Solea senegalensis isolate Sse05_10M linkage group LG1, IFAPA_SoseM_1, whole genome shotgun sequence genome:
TCTCTTCCATCGCTGAggtgtttcctcctcctcctcctcctcctcctcctcttcctcttcctcctcaatatcctcctcctcttcccagGCGAGTCTTCTGAGATTCTTCTGTGTGTTCGTCCTCAGTCCCAGGACTCCGGCTCGTTCTTGGCATTCTTTCAAAGCCTGGTTCTCCTCCTGCAGGTTCTGCAGTGCACTCCTGTGAGACATGAAGCCACTCCGGTGTTAGTATACAGGAGATGTCAGGTGTAAAATCcggacacagagacaacaatAGTACAGTACAAATATGCACCTCATCTGGGCCACTGATGTGAAGCCATCGCTCTCCAGGTGTGACCTTATTTCCTCAAGCTGGCCTTCAAGCATCCTCCTCGCTTCCTCAAGCTGCTTTACATCAGCTCTCTGGGACAGCACTCCCCTCACCAGCTCTGCAGCCACACCCCTGGCTTCACATGACTTCTCAGACccctaacaaaaaaaaaagtcacatttctaTTATCGGTTAAAAGTTTAAGTAAGTatgcaattaaataaatatgtggcCACAAACAGTCTGAACGTGAGGACGTTACTCTCTGAAGGACACTCAAACATTCTACCTGAGCGATGGCCGTCGCTTTAGCATCATCCTCCTCTATGCTGTCGGTGAACTcatcgctgctgctgttgccgccGTCTTCAtcgtctccttcctcctcctcgtcctctgtATTGAGCTCTagaatcacaaaaaaaacattcactcaaCTGAGTCCCTCTTTTGTCCGAATCAGAATCCCAACGTTTTTCTAGTTAGTCGTGcgttgtctgtgatgtgtccttGTCTGGTGTTCATTCTGTTTCCGTCTGCACTCTGCATCACCACTTTGGAAGTCATGGGACTAAAGGGAAATGTTATGTCATACACTGTGAACCAGCCAACAGTACACTCAAGGCAGTAcaacccagtgtgtgtgtgtgtgtgtgttcatgacgATAACGTCAAACcatttcaagtaaaaaaaaaaccaacaggtTTATTAATTGGCTTGTGGTTCATTTATATTCCCCTACATGAATGTTTGGGGGTGTTTATGAGTGaatactgaacacacacactcactcgcaGAAAGAGCCAGTGAGGCGCACATAAATGCACGCTGGTTTGCTGCCAGGAAGCAGAGGCTCAGTGGAAAGAAGCACGCAGGAATTTCCAAAGGAAAACTGTGGTACAGTCTTCATGATAttcaatattcacacacacactcactatgTGACACTGTGCACGTCTATAGGTGTGACTATGGGTGTGTATCGCTTCAGCTGCTCAGTGTATTGTTCACACGTAATATGGGATTATTAACAATCAGGGGAAGTTCAAAAATGACCAATGAAAAGATCCTAAAAATAGACGACAGTTAAATGTTATGATGTGTCTTTGTAGTGTCGCAATGGGCAGGTAATTCGAGTCAAACCTCCGGGTTATTATCGATCGAACAATGTGCTCTGTAAGCTGAACTGAGTGAATGTGGGGCCCTGTTTACATACCGAGACACTACGTACTGTCAACACTTCTATTCTGGTGTCATGTGGCTGTGCGCCGTGTCTGTTCAGGGGTGCatctgtcatttaaaataagatatatcattgtgtgtattttctgtacTATGTTATATTCTAATAGTTTGAAAGTGCGTCCCTTGTTTGGTTAAATGTGTAACAATCCTGGACACTTTTAACTCGGTGTTACAATGGAACAGCCATGCAAACGGGAAAACCATGCCACAGTCTCATGCACGAGGGAGCAAGGACATAAACAACACAACGGATTTAGATCTGGAAATGCCATATACAGCTTTTGATATTTATTGTCAATATTTCAAACTATTAATAGTGTGTTTACTTGTAGCTTAAATGCTTTTGAGGACAAAGGAAGTCAGTAGTGTTTATAGCAGGCATGTATGGTTCACGTGGATTGAACAGTGTGGGTTGTTCACAGGGAAaagagaatatactgtatatcaaggGACCaagtgggggggaggggtttaGGTTTGCGACATTTCTAAACCAATTTAATACAATGAAGAAAAATCCATAACAGAAGTGCTTTTGATAAAAAGCCAGCacgtttatttttgtttaatttaacatacaaaaaaaaaaagatgtgttgaCAAGGATTACTAGATGAGAGATAAGGACAACAAACTTTGcctcaaatgtattattaataataataataataataataagtgagaGTTATTTCTGGCATTCACGTCTCGTGTGATATAACTGTAGAATAACTTCATACTATATTTCACTATTATCTTGGAACAAAGCCGAACGGTGGTTCAACTAGCAAGTAAACTACAAAcaatgcatttcattttcacgTTACTGTGACATATCAGCTACTGCTTAGTATCTTCTGACTTTATGTTTCACACAGACTAAACGGCCACTACAGCAGAGCAGGTTTGTTAGAGTGCgaatgaaagcaaaaaaaagcaaaggtcCAACTAAGCTGCGGGGAATGACtcagtcatctttttttttgatttgttgtttcttttggtGAGGGGGGGGGCGTGTTACGTGTGCACGTCCGGTTCACAAACAagatgatataaaataaatgagggaTGGTGAGACGTTTCAAGGCATGAGCTTGAGTTTCTCCACAAGACGTGACTTCACTGTGACAGTAAGGCCGGACGCTGAGAGACAGtacacagaaatggcagtacAGAACAGtcacactgcaaagaaacacgCAGGCAGTTTTcataaaacaagataaaaaaaacttttccacACCACACTCACTGAATatattaagaaataaaaactcTGAGTTGCATGTTGTCACTTCATACTGGGTGAGATTAACGTGAGCACACAGCTGTGAGCAGTACTTGTGCTATGTGAAGCTTTCTGTAGCCTACACTGACGgtcattttcatttccactCAACACTCTATGTTATTTCTCATGAGGTTTTTGTTTCCATCATAACAATGACCGTCAGTGGCTACAGGCTGCTTCCTCTCAACATACAACTGCCACCACACGTCGTGCTGTTGTGACATCACTGAATGTTAGTAACAGCGGCCCCTGCAGGCCTGGATGCTCCACCCCGCCTGTCCCCACCTCCAAAGTCAGGCTGCCGCTTGGCTGCCCTTTCCAGTGCCAGGGCCATGTTACAGGTCCTGGCCAGGACTTCCTCCAACTGTCCACGCAGTGCCTGCACTGAGTCTAGCTCAGTGTGGAGTGCCTGGATCTTCTCTGAGCTGCTGCcacgaggaggagaggaaagagaagcaTTTTAGGGCATACAttataaattattcaaattaaaaaaaaaaaaagaaaaagaaaaaaaggttataCGTTTCTCTACCTGTCACTCTTGTTGTGCACATGCATGAGATTCTGGTATAGTCTCTTCTCTGCCCTCAGGGCATCATTCAGCTTGTTGTACTCTGATACAAGCTGCtccagcacgcactgagtcagATTGGTAGACAGGGTCGGGGTCGAGAAGGACagagatatataaataaataaatctgtcgTTCTGTGTCAGTACTCCTAAAAACAGTGTAATTGGCTGCAGGATGAAGACAAATCTTACTTGCTGATCACCGCTGGCTTTTTGGGCATCTCCTTGGACTTGCTGGTGAGCCAAAGATAAATGCAGAGCAGAGAGCTCCTCCTGCAAGGCGAGGGAATAAAGATGGGACTTGTAGCTGTCAGAATGAAAATTATACACAAGGACAATGGTTATGCATGATCTCACACATACCTGAGCCGCCCGCTCCTTCTTCATTGCCAGTTGCAGCTCCTCCTGTAGAGCCTTCATCTCTCCGTCACTCTCTTTAGATGACAGCTGCATCGCCTCTTCCTGGCTCTGCATCAGCTCCTAGTGAGAAAAAGTACACTGTGAAGATCAGGCATCCAGGAGacggaggaggaaaaacaatcaTGCACGGAATGGTACCTTGATGAAGGCCTCCTTCTCTTTGAGCAGACCCCGCAGATGCTCCGTCTCTCCTCCCATGTCTCTCTCCTTGTCCCGTCTCACCTCGCACAGCTCCTGTTCTTTAAGCGACAGTTGGCTGCGCAGCTCCTGCAGCTGGCTGCTCCGCTCGCTGATCACTAAGGACAGTCTGTAGGTGTGGTCCTGGAGAGAGGAGGCGTGAAGCGGTTAAAggttttcaaaatgtctttttgtgaaAGTACCAGCGACATGGTCTACCTGCAGATACTGGTCTTTGGAGCTGAGCGCGTTGAACAGATCCTGGACCTGTGCTTGGTGATGATTAGACTGGCGGCTACGGTCAGACAGCAGCTCCTGGAACAGTTTCTCCTTCAGGGCCAGACGAGCCTTCAGCTCCTCCACAATATCAGTGGGACCAGACTGAACTCGGGCAATTAGGGCTGCCGTCAGGTCctgcacacaaagagacagcgagaaaagaaagagacagaaataaagagagggagagagagtgaaggcTTTATGGCTTTTATTGTCCTTGAATTGTTTGGTGTGTCCTTTTCAAAGCCCTTGAAAACCAGCTCAGGTAGACAAACCTGTGTTACTTGTCTTCACTTTCacgttaaatgtgtgtgtgtgtgtgtgtgtgtgttacctgggtCTCCTGGCTGTGGCTCTGCAGAGTTGCCTGCAGCTGCTTGATGAtggtctctttttctctcagtgtGTTTCTCTCCTGCTCTTCACTCTGCTGCTTCAGCCACTGCAGGTTCCTGTAGGCCTCTGCCGCCTGCTCCAGCTCTAGCTCTTTACTACGCACCAAACCATCCAGACTCTGACAGAATAGTCATGGGACAGGTGTGAAAATGTACGCCTGGAATGTGCAACTCTCAGGGCTCATCTTTGTATCGAGTGTAATAAGCATACCGTGATGGTCTCTTCGTTGTTGGACAGGATGCAGCGCAGTCTCTCCAAGTCCCGTTCCTTCTCCCTGAGGGCCAGTTGGAGCCTCCTCACCTGACCCTCACGCTCCTCCAGACTGCGGAACTTGTCGTCGATGGAGCGCTGCAGACAGCGAGGGGAGGGAGAAAAATCACACTGCTGCTATTTTTGTTCACCCTAGACTGATAGTCATTGTGTTCCACACAGTGTTTAGCTTTGTAGACCAATATGAACAATGATCTTTGACATGTGGActtgtcttttcatttttaggtgcgtgtgtgtatttgtgttttaccTCCAAAGCCCTGTCTCTATCTTTAATCCGCTCTCTTAGTTTCTCCAGCAGGGCATCTCTTGATTTGGAGTTTGCTGTTGTTTCCAGCATATCCGAGTATTCCTATAAAGATATGAGAGACATCAGATATCTGTACATGTGTGCATACCTTTGTCTCCACATACTATAGGCATGCACAAGGTGCATTACTTGTAATTGCTGCTCCTTGTCTTGCAGAGAGTGCTTGAGTTGTGCAATGGTCTTGTCCTTTTCCTGCACCACAGAGACTTTCTCTGCCTCGCTCTCCTTCAGAGCGGCTTCTTTGGCCTGAAGCTCAGAGCGACTTTTCTGAAGGGCACAGTGCAAGTCCTGCAGCGCGGGGGACAGGGCATATTACATATGCTGCATTGTTCGCTCGCAATAACATGATGACAGACGCACTACTAACCTGGTTATGTTTTTCAGTGACCTCCCTGTGCTGCAGTGCCTCCTGTAGATCAGAGTTCAGTCTGTTCTTGAACCTCACTAAGTCGTCTCcttgtctctgactctgtctgaGACTCCGCTGGCTGGCCTCGAGCTCCAGCCCAAGGGTGAACAGCGAACTCTGCATGCCCACCAACTCGCCCTGCAGCTGGGCGAGGGTCAAGGACTCGCTGACCCCCTCTGGAACCTAGAAATGGAATGACAACAGATCAAGGTCACACAGACAGAATCAAATCCAATTTTCATCCAAAAGAATAATTCTGGATTCGCACCTCTAGTAAGTCGTCATGACATGGTTCTGATGACTCATCTTGTACTCAAGTGTGCCTGTGCCACCCCAACCTGACATATTCTGATGCATCAACTACATTATGCAGATGAGCCTGCATCGTTCGAGTCTCTACCTCCTCAACAGCTCCTCTggcattattatcatcatcctcctcctcagaaaCATGACTCACAGCTTACTCCTCTGATAACACAGTAGATGTACTGTAGGAGATGTGAGTGAGTAGTGTCTTCCATGTTCACCCATGAGTCGTAGCTGCAGCAGTAGCGCCACTGGAGACTAGTGCCGCTCGCCGCTTGTTTtcaccaaaaacatgcaaatatgCAGAAGCTACTCATGCTCCAAGAGCAACGTCATGATGTCTTTGTGTTAATCAGGCCTTACCTTGCATTGCGTGAGCTGGTTGCGATGGGCTATTTCTTGCAGCTTGCACAGAGTGGCGTTTTGCCCTTCGATGAGTTGATACAGCTCCTGAGCCTGACACCACAGTGAATCGCATGTATGAGCACTTTCTCAACAAGAACACGTTCCATATCTTGTATATCTTCCTGCccttttattcaaaaaaacagcaacacacgCACCTCACTGTCTTTTGTACCAATAGACTCGGTGAGGCCCTGGATGGTTCTCTCCTGACTGTGAGCCGCCTGGCGAAGTGAACGCAGCTCACACTCCATTTCATTCAGCTTTTCCTGCAGCTTctgcagacagaaacagaggtCATTGTTAGGTCTTCAAACAAATTCAACTGTAATGTGGCGCTTCCATGTGTCATACCATGTTATTGGCCTCGCTCTCATGGATCTTGGCCTGCAGGGACTGGACCTGGAGCTGGGCCTTCTgcagctcactcacacactgaccgGCCGCACACTCATACTGGTTCAGCTGGCTTTGCTGCTCCTCGACAAGACTCTGGAACGAGGACAATAATGCAGGAAGTGAGAGTTAACAGACACCAAATCGACAAACTGCTGGCTTTGTAATGTGACCAATATTTTGAGGCCAGGGGCTGCTTCATTTTCACAGTGGGTTGTGTAAGACTGTGCTCATTCATGTGTGGACTTTATAAAAGGCTTAGATGCAGAGAGAACCTCTTGAGTGGTGCGTGAGCATCTGCACGCATGAGTTAGCACATCTCAGTGGGTTCAAACTGCATTGTGCTACTATTGTCTTTACATAACCAGTGTTAAACAGTGCCAACTCTCAAAAGCTAAGAGGACAGAAAACAATATGATGCACTCTGACTTAAACATCTATTCATGGAGATGTCATTGCATATAGATGAGATTAAATAATGATACTGTAGTAGCCATGACAGGGAGGTCTGACATTGCGTGGATCACTTTGCCTCAAGGTCTCCGAGTGAAAATAGGCCAGTGGTGGGGTCACTTTGTGTTACCGTCTCCCCGCATCTAACCTACTTCAGTCAGCCGTCCCTTCACCAACATCACACACTCTTATTAAATATTCCTAGTCCTAGTAAAATTATCGCTGTTTCAACACTGTGgcaataaaaagataaatattaacttagcttagctttttttttttttgcatctttgtgtttgtgtattgagGCAGAAAATCCTGTGCTGCAACATCATTTATAACTGGAAAAACAGGGAGACTTTTTTGTCTGCAGGCTGTGTTCATGCTGCAGAGTATTCAACAGCATCATATTATGTCACTGTGGATCCATCAATTTTTACGCtatattctgtattttctactttgttgCCATGACCACTGACCCCTTAGTGCACACATACGCTATAAGGTAATTAGGTCATGTTGTGTGTCACTGCTTACCCACACACCTGAGCACTCACGTTATGAATTGAATCACAGACAACTCTGCAAAAAGCCCACTACAGTTTACATGCTCATGAGGAAAAGCTTTtcagtgactgacagctggatCATATGGCTAACCCAGCttaaaaatggtgaaaatgatcattttgtgGGACGGCGTCACTGTTTGTATGTCAAACATCCAAGCCTGTTAGGGTGGTTTAGTGTTGCAGATAATGCAGACTATCCCTCCCACACCAAGTGCTATCATTCTACAGTAGTGGAAGACTTCAGCCTCATCACTATCCTCATCAAGGTTTAATACCTGGTGGGGAGGTGGGCGAGGATACTCTTTGTACAAATCTTCAAAAAGATCCGCCATGTAAGCCATGTTCAGATCCTGTTCCAGCTTGATCAGAGGGGTCTCCAGCCCAGGCACTGGCATGCTGTTGTCTCTTTCCTTGTCTGGAGTTCCATAAGTAATTCCAAAGGCAGGATCCGAGTATCCCAGCCTTGTGCCTCCATTACTGAAGCTCCGTCTGAGCAGTACTGGCAGTTTGCTCCCCTTGGAGGTCCTGACTGGCCGGTAGATGCTATAGCTCTGCAGCaaacacagggacagagagaggcTGAGCCCAGATGAGGACTGACTGTGTGGGGCTCCCATGTGCTCTTCAGAGAGGGAGTCAAATATCCGGTCATCCATGGGTTCCCTAGGGGAACTCAGAGGACCATCTGTTATGGCTGTAGGCTGGACATACTCCTCAGCTGTCTCCAGAGATGTTACAGAGGGGCTGGAGCTGGCATGTCCAGCCAGTGTGCGATCACTGTCTGATCTCCTTGAGGGGTCCTGAGAACCAGGGACCAGAGTTAAAGAAGATGGGGGTTCTTCTGAATTGTCCAcactttttctgtcttcttcttcttcttcagcagtTCCCACCCCTCCAACCACACTGCCTCCGATAACACTGGCTGAATATCTGGTTGACGGGCCACATGAAATACTCCGTGCCAACTTCCTGGGCACCTTACAAACAGCCTCATAATCAGAGTCTGTCACTCTCCAGTAGGAACATCCTTGGCACCTCCTGGGAGTGCTGGACAGACAGCGTTGTGAGCCTGCAACTGTAACCTCTGACCCTGGACCtgctgggtggtggtggtggtggtgatggtgacaGTCCAGGCTGTCGTCAGCCCAAGACTCGTACAAAGAGTAGACCATGTCGTCCTGGAGCAGGGCACAGTACTTTGCATGAGCGAGGCCTGAAAAGTCCACCATGCCATCAACTGGCCCTTCTTCGCCTCCACCCACTGTTACAGCTCCATCCTCGGAATTTGTTTTCCGATAGAGTCCACCGATGCACTGTCTCAGTCTATGTTTCTCCTGCAGGAGCCGCTGCAACCTTTCGATGGACAGGGCCTCCACACGAGCAATGACCGTGTCAAAGCGGTACATGCGGTCCAGCATGAAGGTGCATTTGGAGCAGGCGAACTCTCCACGGCCGTCCCGGGTCAGCTCTTTCCCCAGAGCGTGggacagcagcacctgcaggtTGAGTTTGGCGGTCGGGTGGAAAATCCATCGCCTCTGGTTACCGCAGAGCTCACGGCCACAGATGCGACACGTTTCCTTCATCTTGAGATCAAGCATTCCACAGGTTTATTCTCATCCAGGTTTGGAAAACAATGTCTCATTTGCTCTAGTGTGAAGACGCCTCGCTCATTATGAGGATTTCcatccaaaaaaaacagcacacacaaacatatcacaataaaagcttgtGATGTAGAGGAAATCTTCCTTACAATGACAGTTCATTCAAAAactttaagataaataaaaagaggTAGAAACAAAATAGGCTTGTACAAAATGGTAGCACAggtggttgttgttggttgATGTTAATGAATGTCACGAACACTAAGACACTGTTGTGTCACCATCACCTCAGAATCACAGGATCATTTCCTGAAGGTGCAGGTGCGTGGGGAATAATGGCGCACACCCAGGTATACTAATGGTTTATGTTATCCGCAGAAATGTTCAACATTTCCCCGACAACAGAGCACCGCACAATCCTCTGCATCATCACGGACACACGCGCTGCACCGCACCGCTGCTGTCACGTCCATCACCAGCAGTGATCGATAATAATCCACTGCCCTTTAGACGGACACGGAGCAATAACAAGCGTCCCGGGACGGTCGTCTGAGTCTTTCCCCGGTATCTGCGTCGGAAGAACGGACTCCTCATTTATTCCAGTGCCGCCACCGACCACCACAGACGGAGACACGGAGACCGCGAGCCTGAGCTGCGCGCGGACGGAGATCCTTCGGGCAGATAAGGCTGTGGCTGGCTCGACCAGACCTGCAGCGGCGGAGCGAACTATTCAGGAAACACGGGGGTGGGGAAGCCCGGTGCAATCCTACACGGAGGAGGACGATTTAACATTCACTGTGAGTCCTACTCACTGATACGTATTTAATGTGACACGCAATGACGAATGGAGCACAGATACAGCGAAGATAAGCTTCATTTGGTGgtttattgttaaaaaagaagGAGCGTTGTTCCCCTGGGAGTCTGTAACTTCCCCCTGCCCGGTTCGCCTCACTGAACAGCTCAAAACTGAGTAGCatcatggtgatgatgacattaGTGACGCCCTGAAAATTAAATACAACTGAGACTTAGACATATAATCTGTCTTCAAATATCTACTCATTgtaacaatatttattattgtatagtATTTTACCTTATACTTATTGTAATATGCTATTTAAATACAttagaataaatacattattttaagaccaatctatttttaaaacattaacatattAATCAATAATCCTTAATCCGTTACAGCACTGATTCCAACTAAAAATCTACTTTCACAAAATGGTcagtcaccatgacaacacatGGCCTAATAACTACACTTTAGAAACTACTGGTGTATGTAACTAACAATTGTATATAGAACTGCACACTATTTTGAACTACAAAGCACACCAACTGGTTTAATCAAAGATAATAATGATTAGGTtatgatatataaatacaggAATAAATACAGGACTGGTTCATAACtaaatacataattaaatgATCTGTCCTAATTGAAACAATTGACAAAAATGGAATTTAATATGTAGAAGATATAATATACAGTTTAGTCATACTGCTTTGTGTATTAGTTTTGATAGGCTGGTGTAACTTCACCAGCACAGAGTGTAAAACATGCTCTTGCTTCAGGATTATTGTTGTCAATATTTCCTGTCGTCATGGTGCAGATATTTCAGTGGCACTTTGACTGTGACGATCCCACAGCCAGGTCTTTCTCTTGCATTTGACTGTGCATCTTTGTCCCTGCAGTGaccacagtttttgttttcctgaggGCGCACATGGGTCCCGGATCATGCAGCTACAGTGTGACTTCCCCTCAgataaaacatggaaaaacatcCAGTGACGTTCGTTCATACGCTTTCACCCTGAAAGCGCTTCCTGGTGTTTCAGGACAGAGTCCATAAGTCTGCTTTGTGGTCCtcgattattgattatttgaagTTTAATTCATAGGCTTAAGTCACTTTCAAGGCAGATATTTTACAAGAGTAATGTAAGAGGAATCCAGCTGAATTAAAAAAGCAATTTTTCAAGTGTTAAAACGGCAGCTGGAACCAATCCAGCACCAAGACAGTTTTTGTAACCTGatgttcacagatgtcacctgcaatcAGGCACCTCCTGGACGATGTGGGTGTCCACTCATACGTGCTGTGCTTTCATAACATGAAAGTAGCAATTgggaccattaactcctcagaaaaatgttaaGAAATGTGAGAAGTAGGCATTTTCCCCATAGACTTTGTCTTTTTGCATTTACTGGAGTTGCTCCCCCGTGAATATCCAATAAATTCTCACTGGGTTCGTCCTCAGCCAGCAAACCAGGAGACAACAATTCCCACTCACTCCATCTAACCTAACTCCACTCtacatgtctttggactgtgagaagaagccggagaaaacccatgcataCTGTACACAGAAAGGCTTCAGTTTAACCAGGATTCATACACATGAACCTTCTTGCGATGAGGCACCAGCGCTGGACACAGCCCAGCCATGAACATTCTGTgctaaataataattaatgtttATACATGTCTACATTATAAAGTGCATTTCaaaaagtgttttaacaatCAATCCTGGCTCTTGTTTTCTTCCCAGCCCGTGGAACTAATTAGGAGCCTTTGTGGTGGGCGTCCCCCTGAAACGACACAACTTGATTTATCTGCATCGGGGGTCACAGATCACGTTAAGGTCAACCTGACCTATCGACAACCCCGCTGAAACCAGAGCCACAAAACTGCTAACCAGTAAGATGCCTGCATCACATGTGAAAGAGGGCACCCCATGGgaatgtgtccacacacaca
This genomic interval carries:
- the LOC122771422 gene encoding myomegalin-like isoform X7, yielding MLDLKMKETCRICGRELCGNQRRWIFHPTAKLNLQVLLSHALGKELTRDGRGEFACSKCTFMLDRMYRFDTVIARVEALSIERLQRLLQEKHRLRQCIGGLYRKTNSEDGAVTVGGGEEGPVDGMVDFSGLAHAKYCALLQDDMVYSLYESWADDSLDCHHHHHHHHPAGPGSEVTVAGSQRCLSSTPRRCQGCSYWRVTDSDYEAVCKVPRKLARSISCGPSTRYSASVIGGSVVGGVGTAEEEEEDRKSVDNSEEPPSSLTLVPGSQDPSRRSDSDRTLAGHASSSPSVTSLETAEEYVQPTAITDGPLSSPREPMDDRIFDSLSEEHMGAPHSQSSSGLSLSLSLCLLQSYSIYRPVRTSKGSKLPVLLRRSFSNGGTRLGYSDPAFGITYGTPDKERDNSMPVPGLETPLIKLEQDLNMAYMADLFEDLYKEYPRPPPHQSLVEEQQSQLNQYECAAGQCVSELQKAQLQVQSLQAKIHESEANNMKLQEKLNEMECELRSLRQAAHSQERTIQGLTESIGTKDSEAQELYQLIEGQNATLCKLQEIAHRNQLTQCKVPEGVSESLTLAQLQGELVGMQSSLFTLGLELEASQRSLRQSQRQGDDLVRFKNRLNSDLQEALQHREVTEKHNQDLHCALQKSRSELQAKEAALKESEAEKVSVVQEKDKTIAQLKHSLQDKEQQLQEYSDMLETTANSKSRDALLEKLRERIKDRDRALERSIDDKFRSLEEREGQVRRLQLALREKERDLERLRCILSNNEETITSLDGLVRSKELELEQAAEAYRNLQWLKQQSEEQERNTLREKETIIKQLQATLQSHSQETQDLTAALIARVQSGPTDIVEELKARLALKEKLFQELLSDRSRQSNHHQAQVQDLFNALSSKDQYLQDHTYRLSLVISERSSQLQELRSQLSLKEQELCEVRRDKERDMGGETEHLRGLLKEKEAFIKELMQSQEEAMQLSSKESDGEMKALQEELQLAMKKERAAQEELSALHLSLAHQQVQGDAQKASGDQQCVLEQLVSEYNKLNDALRAEKRLYQNLMHVHNKSDSSSEKIQALHTELDSVQALRGQLEEVLARTCNMALALERAAKRQPDFGELNTEDEEEEGDDEDGGNSSSDEFTDSIEEDDAKATAIAQGSEKSCEARGVAAELVRGVLSQRADVKQLEEARRMLEGQLEEIRSHLESDGFTSVAQMRSALQNLQEENQALKECQERAGVLGLRTNTQKNLRRLAWEEEEDIEEEEEEEEEEEEEEETPQRWKRQCTRPCSLDLEQQIEKEAEPAGNTSEVGALWQDIDEGLREQAAHLRSDLALSHQENRELQERLMVSEATVHAQAEQLKDYRDLLTETSVQQASKQVQVDLQDLGYETCGRSENEAEREDTSSPEFDDLEMCTSLSHQQDYDGVGSSWYSANSGGYEVGDDTSHQHLVLDLRSQLTRCHKVIRGLQLRVRSLSATSDYASSLERTPRKVNWAFETSPAPSGAEEDEGWMSDSQAIRSGSKPRRELEELMARVTSLEAQLKSPGLEGKGQAEEGKCATWPGKYNTLIQAQARELSHLRQRMREGQGVCHILTQHLGDTTKAFEELLRANDIDYYMGQSFREQLAQSTTLAQRVVTKISGRDCAESPDEKMGHELLALRLSKELQQKDKIIESLHTKLQQRPETPSSCHALSETTDQSDRTSLVSEEYRTNEDLELCSDLDAREFQEEQQPRQGSEPDVRPSFPPPPPPPHGLLKSSNSCPNMHYSAPVTLTSQASRALFSEPVSSFFPVPSGPDVWGKEVTSDPRPRALSVIAVRPELDTLYKQMNEQNRGFAVPSDKATFPLSPGAHNQNDLSSYSLLSHHAFQQYQLGGIPEDRSLKSDVGTLWDMENMVQQVGSYAGSSGLRPGVIKSLCGVNVIEEHLQEVRCLRQRLEESIRTNERLRQQLEERLARGGHGGGAPTNIYIQGLDSVTQLSNEIRVLKQENLALQSRLQASTDTCEEVVQLREAVFTAQARLKQAELEAQQWKEELRRLQSYRQEQGEQIHTLRQERQASQERTNRLQHEVSLLQQQLCEGRELIHSLQSELQVYDRVCFTAKANKGYMCGVPVELGELLGEVRSLRAQLQTSVQENSALKQLELHKQLEQKLGVGSPRSPSLSALTASPQRENFYRRQLLHVDSLDPHCELEGEAPDGSFANRNGRHAIGHVDDFSALQQQVLEGRSLIQRMETTLQACLGPTLLDGNEKHSGEMVVDSGCVKSLLSSTRTLRQILEESMSLLKMFWRAALPGNDLTIQNLKKEQCMQEEILSLKLRISEQEEVLKGTIQRLRSTSRTKESMEHFIVNQLSRTRDVLKKARTNLEKNEQRLSSLSSSSSSPHAAEEPGVVAREWPSDRTVLKTSAASGAAAHLRPATRKRNSQCLL